A DNA window from Caulobacter mirabilis contains the following coding sequences:
- a CDS encoding AAA family ATPase: MRRITVLGCPGTGKSTLARALGERLGLPVVHLDILHWTPGWIARDEADFRARVAQAVADGAWVMDGNFDGSLDLRLPRTDTIVLLKRSRWLSLWRAIKRWLTWRGRTRPDLADGCPEALDLAFYRYIWNFERDVAPRTRAKIEAFGAHASLIVLTSDAETERFLSSL; encoded by the coding sequence ATGCGCCGCATCACCGTCCTGGGTTGCCCAGGAACCGGCAAGTCCACCCTCGCCCGCGCCCTGGGCGAGCGGCTCGGCCTGCCGGTGGTCCATCTGGACATCCTGCACTGGACGCCGGGCTGGATCGCGCGGGATGAGGCCGACTTCCGCGCCAGGGTCGCTCAGGCCGTCGCGGACGGAGCCTGGGTGATGGACGGAAATTTCGACGGCTCGCTCGACCTGCGCCTGCCGCGGACGGACACGATCGTGCTGCTGAAGCGGTCACGCTGGCTCAGCCTGTGGCGCGCGATCAAGCGATGGCTGACCTGGCGCGGCCGAACCCGCCCGGACCTCGCCGACGGCTGCCCCGAGGCCCTGGACCTCGCGTTCTACCGCTATATCTGGAACTTCGAGCGCGACGTGGCCCCCAGGACCCGCGCCAAGATCGAAGCGTTCGGCGCCCATGCGTCGCTGATCGTGCTGACCAGCGACGCCGAGACCGAACGTTTCCTGTCGTCCCTCTAG
- a CDS encoding SRPBCC family protein, with amino-acid sequence MSPVPESVLVEVTVSASADDAWDALRDPARIAQWFGWDADTLPGEIAYIFHDHTQVDAPRRTLTFVGMPDRFEVEDIGDGKAVVRLVRSGSARTQTDWEGLYDDMIQGWITFVQQLGFALDRHRDDRRRTLYLSGLADTLQAARPSAAMGLDTIRAAAPGSHYAVEAAGERLSGEVRFVTALQTGLTVDGWGDGLLVLVDRPSIDGQPVGGWAVLTTYGLDDDAFDAFQARWNEWWTTRYPDERPGCMEGPES; translated from the coding sequence ATGTCTCCAGTACCCGAGAGCGTGCTTGTCGAAGTGACCGTTTCAGCCTCGGCGGACGACGCCTGGGACGCCCTGCGCGACCCGGCCCGCATCGCCCAGTGGTTCGGCTGGGACGCCGACACCCTGCCCGGCGAGATCGCCTACATCTTCCATGATCACACCCAGGTCGACGCCCCGCGCCGGACGCTGACCTTCGTGGGCATGCCCGATCGCTTCGAAGTCGAGGACATCGGCGACGGAAAAGCCGTCGTCCGCCTGGTTCGTTCCGGCAGCGCCCGGACCCAGACCGACTGGGAAGGCCTGTACGACGACATGATCCAGGGCTGGATCACCTTCGTCCAGCAGCTGGGCTTCGCCCTCGACCGGCACCGCGACGACCGCCGCCGCACGCTCTACCTGAGCGGCCTCGCCGACACCCTCCAGGCCGCGCGACCGTCCGCGGCGATGGGCCTGGACACGATCCGCGCCGCTGCGCCCGGCTCCCACTACGCCGTCGAGGCCGCCGGCGAGCGGCTCAGCGGCGAGGTCCGCTTCGTCACCGCCCTGCAGACCGGCCTGACCGTCGACGGCTGGGGGGATGGCCTGCTGGTGCTGGTGGACCGCCCCTCGATCGACGGCCAGCCGGTCGGCGGCTGGGCCGTCCTGACAACCTACGGCCTGGACGACGACGCTTTCGACGCCTTCCAGGCCCGCTGGAACGAGTGGTGGACCACCCGCTACCCCGACGAGCGCCCAGGCTGCATGGAAGGGCCGGAGAGCTGA
- a CDS encoding TonB-dependent receptor encodes MKHHLIAGAASVALLAACGTAQAAEAEAATTVSAEAEVEAIVVYGQGQSRQVQTMTQEQLTLEAAGTSPLKAIDKLPGVTFQSADAFGAYEWSTRISIRGFDQNRLGFTLDGVPLGDMTYGNHNGLHVSRAAINENIGRVELAQGAGSLSTASTSNLGGTLQFFTRDPSEDFHVQTDVTYGSENTLRGFARLDTGALEALGGLRGYVSVVKQTADKWKGGGEQKQFQYDIKAVLPIGDDGSLTAFFNHSERREQDYQDMSFDMIKRLGRDWDNTKPNWKLAIDAAQAYNTGRPLPAPFATVDDAYYAGAGVRDDSLYGITLDMPLAEGLRLQATAYGHKNEGQGLWYTPYVTSPGWGTVGSTAAPLSIRTTEYDIDRKGLIGGLTLELGDHRVSGGFWVESNDFHQARRFYAETAAAPSRNSLDFQSNPFFTQWEYDFNTETRQLYLQDVWSPTEALKINFGFKSVQVRNSVSRIAGNPLKATLESEDWFLPQIGVVYRFDDGLEVFGGYTENMAAFVSAATAGPFSSQSQTVVDYIAKNLKAETSKTFEAGVRYHNSRFQGVAAVYHVTFDNRLGAASSAPPILGLPSVLSNVGSVETKGVELAGEFRIADDWSLYGSYAYNDSQYQDDVVSANGTVEMRTAGKEVVFTPKNLAKLELRYDNGGLYGRLGVGFTDERWYTFENLGGQVDGYVLTDLTVGYRFEDASSPWLRGLEVQANVTNLMDEDYISTVGSGGAAKSDVAGTAMTLLPGAPRQAFVTIRKQF; translated from the coding sequence ATGAAACATCACCTGATCGCCGGCGCGGCGTCCGTCGCGCTGCTGGCCGCCTGTGGGACCGCCCAGGCCGCCGAGGCGGAAGCCGCCACGACCGTCTCGGCCGAGGCCGAGGTCGAGGCCATCGTCGTCTACGGCCAGGGCCAGAGCCGCCAGGTCCAGACCATGACCCAGGAGCAGCTGACGCTTGAAGCGGCCGGGACCAGCCCGCTGAAGGCGATCGACAAGCTGCCGGGCGTCACCTTCCAGTCGGCCGATGCGTTCGGCGCCTACGAATGGTCGACCCGCATCTCGATCCGCGGCTTCGACCAGAACCGCCTGGGCTTCACCCTGGACGGCGTGCCGCTGGGCGACATGACCTACGGCAACCACAACGGCCTGCACGTCAGCCGCGCGGCGATCAACGAGAACATCGGCCGGGTCGAGCTGGCCCAGGGCGCCGGCTCGCTGTCCACGGCCTCGACCTCGAACCTGGGCGGCACGCTGCAGTTCTTCACCCGTGATCCGTCGGAGGACTTCCATGTCCAGACCGACGTCACCTACGGCTCGGAGAACACCCTGCGCGGCTTCGCCCGGCTCGACACCGGCGCGCTGGAGGCCCTGGGCGGTCTGCGCGGCTACGTTTCGGTCGTCAAGCAGACCGCCGACAAGTGGAAGGGCGGCGGCGAACAGAAGCAGTTCCAGTATGACATCAAGGCGGTGCTGCCGATCGGCGACGACGGCTCGCTGACCGCCTTCTTCAACCATTCCGAACGCCGCGAGCAGGACTACCAGGACATGTCGTTCGACATGATCAAGCGTCTGGGCCGCGACTGGGACAACACCAAGCCGAACTGGAAGCTCGCGATCGACGCGGCCCAGGCCTACAACACCGGCCGTCCGCTGCCCGCGCCGTTCGCCACCGTCGACGACGCCTACTACGCCGGCGCCGGCGTGCGCGACGACAGCCTCTACGGGATCACCCTGGACATGCCGCTGGCCGAGGGCCTGCGCCTGCAGGCCACCGCCTATGGCCACAAGAACGAGGGCCAGGGGCTCTGGTATACGCCCTACGTCACGAGCCCCGGCTGGGGCACGGTCGGCTCGACCGCTGCGCCGCTGTCGATCCGCACCACCGAGTATGACATCGACCGCAAGGGCCTCATCGGCGGGCTGACGCTGGAGCTGGGCGACCACCGGGTCAGCGGCGGCTTCTGGGTCGAGAGCAACGACTTCCACCAGGCCCGTCGCTTCTACGCCGAGACCGCGGCCGCCCCGTCGCGCAACAGCCTGGACTTCCAGTCGAACCCGTTCTTCACCCAGTGGGAGTACGACTTCAACACCGAGACCCGGCAGCTGTATCTGCAGGACGTCTGGTCGCCGACCGAGGCGCTGAAGATCAACTTCGGCTTCAAGTCGGTGCAGGTCCGCAACTCGGTCAGCCGCATCGCCGGCAATCCGCTGAAGGCGACCCTGGAGTCCGAGGACTGGTTCCTGCCGCAGATCGGCGTGGTCTACCGGTTCGACGACGGCCTGGAAGTGTTCGGCGGCTACACCGAGAACATGGCCGCCTTCGTCTCGGCCGCCACCGCCGGCCCGTTCAGCTCGCAGAGCCAGACCGTGGTCGACTACATCGCCAAGAACCTGAAGGCCGAGACCTCGAAGACCTTCGAGGCCGGGGTCCGCTACCACAACAGCCGCTTCCAGGGCGTGGCGGCGGTCTACCATGTCACCTTCGACAACCGCCTCGGCGCCGCCAGCAGCGCGCCGCCGATCCTGGGCCTGCCCTCGGTGCTGTCGAACGTCGGCTCGGTGGAGACCAAGGGCGTCGAGCTGGCCGGCGAGTTCCGGATCGCCGACGACTGGAGCCTGTACGGCAGCTACGCCTACAACGACTCCCAGTACCAGGACGACGTCGTTTCGGCGAACGGGACGGTGGAGATGCGCACCGCCGGCAAGGAGGTGGTCTTCACCCCGAAGAACCTGGCCAAGCTGGAGCTGCGCTACGACAACGGCGGCCTCTACGGCCGGCTTGGCGTCGGCTTCACCGACGAGCGCTGGTACACCTTCGAGAACCTGGGCGGCCAGGTCGACGGCTATGTCCTGACCGACCTGACCGTCGGCTACCGCTTCGAGGACGCGTCCAGCCCCTGGCTGCGCGGGCTGGAGGTCCAGGCCAACGTCACCAACCTGATGGACGAGGACTACATCTCGACCGTCGGCTCGGGCGGCGCGGCCAAGAGCGACGTGGCCGGCACGGCCATGACCCTGCTGCCGGGCGCCCCGCGCCAGGCCTTCGTGACCATCCGCAAACAGTTCTGA
- a CDS encoding 2-hydroxyacid dehydrogenase, with protein MKDTGSQPVLLLSHEMLLPMQPALEPTYRVLRLWEAADRLAFLEGPGREVQAIVHAGEVKLPTDFLAEMPRLGLIACVSVGYDGVDIPWCRAHGIAVTHSHGQNADDVADHAVGSFVAAWRGIVAGDRIVREGRWTPAERMRPRSGLFGRKAGIVGLGSIGTAIANRVQAFGLSVSWWGPNPKEAAWPRAQSLMALARDSDVLFVACRGGAANRRLISKAVIEAVGPRGCIVNVSRGSVIDEDALIEGLKAGTLGMAALDVFETEPTPSARWKDVPNTVLTPHTAGGTLESIPKMVGQALENLRRFFHAEPLLSPVQD; from the coding sequence ATGAAAGACACCGGCTCGCAACCCGTCCTCCTCCTGTCGCACGAGATGCTGCTGCCCATGCAGCCGGCGCTCGAACCGACCTACCGCGTCCTGCGTCTGTGGGAGGCCGCCGACCGACTGGCCTTCCTCGAGGGGCCGGGGCGCGAGGTTCAGGCGATCGTCCACGCCGGGGAGGTCAAGCTGCCGACCGATTTCCTGGCCGAGATGCCGCGGCTGGGCCTGATCGCCTGCGTCAGCGTCGGCTACGACGGCGTCGACATACCCTGGTGCCGCGCGCACGGCATCGCGGTGACCCATTCCCATGGCCAGAACGCCGACGACGTGGCCGACCATGCGGTGGGATCCTTCGTCGCCGCCTGGCGCGGCATTGTCGCCGGGGACCGGATCGTGCGGGAAGGGCGCTGGACCCCCGCGGAGCGGATGCGGCCGCGGTCGGGCCTGTTCGGGCGCAAGGCCGGGATCGTCGGCCTGGGCTCGATCGGGACGGCGATCGCCAACCGCGTCCAGGCCTTCGGGCTGTCCGTGTCCTGGTGGGGACCGAACCCGAAGGAGGCCGCCTGGCCTCGCGCCCAGAGCCTGATGGCCCTGGCCCGCGACAGCGACGTCCTGTTCGTGGCCTGCCGCGGCGGCGCCGCCAACCGTCGCCTGATCTCCAAGGCGGTGATCGAGGCGGTCGGGCCGCGCGGCTGTATCGTCAACGTCTCGCGCGGCTCGGTGATCGACGAGGACGCCCTGATCGAGGGGCTGAAGGCCGGGACCCTGGGCATGGCCGCGCTGGACGTCTTCGAGACCGAACCGACCCCGTCAGCCCGCTGGAAGGACGTGCCCAACACGGTTCTGACGCCGCACACGGCGGGCGGCACGCTGGAGAGCATTCCGAAGATGGTCGGCCAGGCGCTGGAGAACCTGCGCCGGTTCTTCCACGCCGAGCCGCTGCTCTCGCCGGTTCAGGACTGA
- a CDS encoding glutathione binding-like protein, with translation MDLYFSPLACSLATRISLYEAGAEARFLPVDLKTKTLGDGADFLAVNPKGQVPVIRTDDGEVLTENAAILSYLAERHPAVGADGFEAVRLREWLSFLGSELHRGVFGVLLSHVAGDGAKAFARTESVARLTHLNQRLKDRDFLVGDRFTVADAYLTTILNWNQAVRLDLEPYPHLVAYHRRMLSRPAVLKAVAEERELYAAAA, from the coding sequence ATGGACCTGTATTTCTCCCCCCTCGCCTGTTCGTTGGCTACCCGGATTTCACTCTACGAGGCCGGCGCGGAAGCGCGCTTCCTGCCGGTGGACCTCAAGACCAAGACCCTCGGCGACGGCGCCGACTTCCTGGCGGTGAACCCCAAGGGCCAGGTGCCGGTGATCCGCACCGACGACGGCGAGGTGCTGACCGAGAACGCCGCCATCCTGAGCTATCTCGCCGAACGCCACCCCGCCGTCGGCGCGGACGGCTTCGAGGCTGTCCGCCTCCGGGAATGGCTGAGCTTCCTGGGTTCGGAACTGCACCGCGGCGTCTTCGGCGTGCTGCTGTCCCATGTCGCCGGCGACGGGGCCAAGGCCTTCGCCCGCACCGAGTCCGTGGCGCGGCTGACGCACCTGAACCAGCGCCTGAAAGATCGCGATTTCCTGGTCGGCGACCGGTTCACCGTCGCCGACGCCTACCTGACCACCATCCTGAACTGGAACCAGGCCGTACGGCTCGACCTCGAGCCCTATCCGCACCTGGTCGCCTATCATCGCCGCATGCTGTCCCGTCCGGCGGTGCTCAAGGCCGTGGCCGAAGAGCGCGAGCTCTACGCGGCGGCGGCCTGA
- a CDS encoding amidase: MRRLAATLMVLAVAAPAAATPPPDPRHRVSETLEQNEASIRIEPSAAAVSYFRGRIDTFDPRLRSVIAVNPDATTQAEASDRRRIAAGRLGPLEGAVILVKDNIETLDPIATTAGSLALSGNVTGRDAPVVARLRAAGVVVLGKTNLSEWANIRSEHSLSGWSAVGGQTRNPYDLSRSPCGSSSGSAVAVTAGLAQAALGTETDGSITCPAAVNGLVGLKPTVGLVSRTHIVPISASQDTAGPMTQTVKDAAMLLTAMAGSDPADPATREADARRQDYVAGLKPDALKGVRIGVMRYAAGFHPETDAVFAQALKTLEAQGATLVEIDAFPNGDKIGGHEMTVLMTELKAGLNAYLASTDPEKVKTRSLADLIRFNRSFADKEMALFGQDLFERAEATKGLDDPAYRKAKAEAHRLAGPEGIDALLAKHRVSALVGPTLAPAWPIDPVLKDRYVGGGAGNAAAVAGYPHLTVPMGVVQGLPVGLSFVGAKWSDGLLLAYGYAYEQAAHARRKPVLEP; this comes from the coding sequence ATGCGCCGTCTCGCCGCCACCCTCATGGTCCTCGCCGTCGCCGCCCCGGCCGCCGCCACGCCGCCGCCGGATCCCAGGCATCGGGTGAGCGAAACCCTGGAGCAAAACGAGGCCAGCATCCGCATCGAGCCCTCGGCGGCGGCCGTGTCGTACTTCCGGGGCCGGATCGACACCTTCGATCCCCGGCTGCGGTCGGTGATCGCCGTCAATCCCGACGCAACGACCCAGGCCGAGGCCTCGGACCGCCGCCGGATCGCGGCGGGCCGGCTCGGCCCGCTCGAGGGCGCCGTCATCCTGGTCAAGGACAACATCGAGACCCTGGACCCGATCGCGACGACGGCCGGCTCCCTGGCCCTGAGCGGCAACGTCACGGGCCGCGACGCGCCGGTCGTCGCCCGACTGCGGGCCGCCGGGGTGGTCGTCCTAGGCAAGACCAACCTGTCGGAGTGGGCCAACATCCGCTCGGAACATTCGCTCAGCGGCTGGAGCGCCGTCGGCGGCCAGACCCGCAACCCCTACGACCTCAGCCGCAGCCCCTGCGGCTCCTCCTCCGGCAGCGCCGTGGCCGTCACGGCCGGGCTGGCCCAGGCGGCGCTCGGGACGGAGACCGACGGCTCGATCACCTGCCCGGCGGCGGTCAACGGCCTGGTCGGGCTCAAGCCCACGGTCGGCCTGGTCTCGCGCACCCACATCGTGCCGATCAGCGCCAGCCAGGATACGGCCGGGCCGATGACGCAGACGGTGAAGGACGCGGCCATGCTGCTGACCGCCATGGCCGGTTCCGACCCGGCCGACCCCGCCACCCGCGAGGCCGACGCCCGCCGCCAGGACTATGTCGCCGGCCTGAAGCCCGACGCCCTGAAGGGAGTCCGGATCGGGGTGATGCGCTACGCCGCCGGCTTCCATCCCGAGACGGACGCGGTCTTCGCCCAGGCCCTGAAGACGCTGGAGGCGCAGGGCGCGACCCTGGTCGAGATCGACGCCTTCCCGAACGGCGACAAGATCGGCGGCCATGAAATGACGGTGCTGATGACGGAGCTGAAGGCCGGGCTGAACGCCTACCTCGCCTCCACCGATCCGGAGAAGGTCAAGACGCGCAGCCTCGCCGACCTGATCCGGTTCAACCGCTCGTTCGCCGACAAGGAGATGGCGCTGTTCGGCCAGGACCTGTTCGAGCGCGCCGAAGCGACCAAGGGCCTGGACGACCCGGCCTATCGCAAGGCCAAGGCCGAGGCCCATCGCCTGGCGGGGCCGGAAGGGATCGACGCCCTGCTGGCCAAGCACCGGGTCAGCGCGCTGGTCGGCCCGACCCTGGCGCCGGCCTGGCCGATCGATCCGGTGCTGAAGGACCGCTACGTCGGCGGCGGCGCGGGCAACGCCGCGGCGGTGGCCGGCTATCCGCACCTGACCGTGCCGATGGGCGTGGTCCAGGGCCTGCCCGTCGGCCTGTCGTTCGTGGGCGCCAAATGGAGCGACGGCCTGCTGCTGGCCTACGGATACGCCTACGAGCAGGCCGCCCACGCGCGGCGCAAGCCGGTGCTGGAGCCGTAG
- the ettA gene encoding energy-dependent translational throttle protein EttA gives MAAQHIFQMQGLTKAYPGGKKVFENIWLSFYPDAKIGVVGVNGSGKSTLLKIMAGIDKEFSGEAKAADGTKMGYLEQEPHLDDSKTVWENVIAWCEEKLIVDRYNAIAAELGENYTDELMEEMTTLQEKIDAGDLWDIDSRIEMAMDALRCPPNDSGVTKLSGGEKRRVALARLLLSKPDMLLLDEPTNHLDAESVAWLQHHLEAFPGCVILVTHDRYFLDQVTKWTLELDRGKGHPHEGNYSSWLEAKTKRVVQEQSESEARQRALTRELDWVRSNAKARQSKSKARLAAYERMVAEQEGSAKAQTHAVIQIPPGPRLGNVVLEVANLEKEYGDKVLFKDLTFKLPPNGIVGVIGPNGAGKSTLFKLITGQEQPDAGTVRVGETVKLAYVDQSRDDLNPNDTVWQAISGGTDVMMVGKREINSRAYVGSFNFKGGDQQKKVGLLSGGERNRVHLAKTLATGGNLILLDEPTNDLDIETLQNLEEALEEFAGCAVVISHDRWFLDRLATHILAFEGDSHVEWFEGNFEMYEEDKKRRLGTDSLIPHRIKFQKFAR, from the coding sequence ATGGCCGCCCAACATATTTTCCAGATGCAGGGCCTGACCAAGGCCTATCCCGGCGGCAAGAAGGTGTTCGAGAACATCTGGCTGTCGTTCTATCCGGACGCCAAGATCGGCGTCGTCGGCGTCAACGGCTCGGGTAAGTCGACCCTGCTGAAGATCATGGCCGGCATCGACAAGGAATTCTCGGGCGAGGCCAAGGCCGCCGACGGCACCAAGATGGGCTACCTGGAGCAGGAGCCGCATCTCGACGACAGCAAGACCGTCTGGGAAAACGTCATCGCCTGGTGTGAAGAGAAGCTGATCGTCGACCGCTACAACGCGATCGCGGCCGAGCTGGGTGAGAACTACACCGACGAGCTCATGGAGGAGATGACCACCCTCCAGGAGAAGATCGACGCCGGCGACCTGTGGGACATCGACAGCCGCATCGAGATGGCGATGGACGCCCTGCGCTGTCCGCCCAACGACAGCGGCGTGACCAAGCTGTCGGGCGGCGAGAAGCGCCGCGTGGCCCTGGCCCGCCTGCTGCTCAGCAAGCCGGACATGCTGCTGCTCGACGAACCGACCAACCACCTGGACGCCGAGTCCGTGGCCTGGCTGCAGCATCACCTGGAAGCCTTCCCGGGGTGCGTGATCCTGGTCACCCACGACCGCTACTTCCTCGACCAGGTCACCAAGTGGACGCTGGAGCTGGACCGCGGCAAGGGCCACCCGCACGAGGGCAACTACTCCTCGTGGCTGGAAGCCAAGACCAAGCGCGTCGTCCAGGAACAGTCGGAATCGGAAGCCCGCCAGCGCGCGCTCACCCGCGAACTGGACTGGGTGCGCTCCAACGCCAAGGCCCGCCAGAGCAAGTCCAAGGCCCGTCTGGCCGCCTACGAGCGGATGGTCGCCGAGCAGGAAGGGTCGGCCAAGGCCCAGACCCACGCCGTGATCCAGATCCCGCCGGGCCCGCGCCTGGGCAACGTCGTGCTGGAAGTCGCCAACCTGGAGAAGGAGTACGGCGACAAGGTCCTGTTCAAGGACCTGACCTTCAAGCTGCCGCCGAACGGCATCGTCGGCGTCATCGGCCCGAACGGCGCCGGCAAGTCGACCCTGTTCAAGCTGATCACCGGCCAGGAGCAGCCCGACGCCGGCACGGTCCGCGTCGGCGAGACGGTGAAGCTGGCCTATGTCGACCAGAGCCGCGACGACCTGAACCCGAACGACACCGTCTGGCAGGCGATCAGCGGCGGCACCGACGTGATGATGGTCGGCAAGCGCGAGATCAACAGCCGCGCCTACGTCGGCTCGTTCAACTTCAAGGGCGGCGACCAGCAGAAGAAGGTCGGCCTGCTGTCGGGCGGTGAGCGCAACCGCGTCCACCTGGCCAAGACCCTGGCCACCGGCGGCAACCTGATCCTGCTCGACGAACCGACCAACGACCTGGACATCGAGACCCTGCAGAACCTCGAAGAGGCGCTGGAAGAGTTCGCCGGCTGCGCCGTGGTCATCAGCCACGATCGCTGGTTCCTGGACCGGCTGGCGACCCACATCCTGGCCTTCGAGGGCGACAGCCACGTCGAATGGTTCGAGGGCAACTTCGAGATGTACGAGGAAGACAAGAAGCGTCGCCTCGGCACCGACAGCCTGATCCCGCATCGGATCAAGTTCCAGAAGTTCGCCCGCTAG
- a CDS encoding ArsR/SmtB family transcription factor, whose product MSGPTIALLQDADRLRTALSPVRRALLEQLQTPASASQLAETLGMSRQKLNYHLRALEAAGLIHLVEERRRRGFVERVLAATADRLVVDPALLAPTEPEQAAAQDRYAAGHLVAAATGVVRDVARMQSAAELEGSRLLTFTLEAEIAFARPADLERFAEALAEALASTAARFHSADPGARRYRLVAGGHPAPVPAGTEH is encoded by the coding sequence ATGAGCGGACCCACGATCGCCCTGCTGCAGGACGCCGACCGGCTGCGAACGGCGCTGTCGCCCGTGCGGCGCGCCTTGCTGGAACAGCTGCAGACGCCGGCCTCGGCCTCGCAGCTCGCCGAGACCCTGGGCATGAGCCGCCAGAAACTGAACTATCATCTGCGCGCCCTGGAGGCGGCGGGACTGATCCATCTGGTCGAGGAGCGCCGACGCCGCGGCTTCGTCGAGCGGGTCCTGGCGGCGACGGCCGACCGGCTGGTCGTCGACCCCGCTCTGCTCGCGCCCACGGAACCGGAACAGGCCGCCGCGCAAGATCGCTACGCGGCGGGCCACCTGGTCGCCGCGGCGACCGGCGTCGTCCGCGACGTGGCGCGCATGCAGTCCGCCGCCGAACTGGAAGGCAGCCGCCTTCTGACCTTCACCCTGGAGGCCGAGATCGCGTTTGCGCGGCCGGCCGACCTGGAACGCTTCGCCGAGGCGCTGGCCGAGGCGCTCGCCTCGACCGCCGCCCGTTTCCACAGCGCCGATCCTGGCGCGCGCCGCTACCGCCTGGTCGCCGGGGGCCATCCCGCCCCCGTCCCCGCCGGAACGGAACACTAG
- a CDS encoding TetR/AcrR family transcriptional regulator, with amino-acid sequence MAAARDAFWEAGYSATSLDDLAAATGMNRPSLYAAFGDKHSLYLAALKGQAEGMLAATRAGLAFRGDLKATLANFYSRAVDLYIGDRDSGRGCFLVGTALADAVSDVEVRAVLRESFEQMDTLMAERLQRAVVDGDLPADADVPTLTYVAMSALHGLAIRSRAGFSREALGRLANAAATAVCG; translated from the coding sequence TTGGCCGCGGCCCGCGACGCCTTCTGGGAGGCGGGCTACTCCGCCACATCGCTCGACGACCTCGCCGCGGCGACTGGCATGAACCGGCCCAGCCTCTACGCCGCGTTCGGGGACAAGCACTCGCTCTACCTCGCCGCCCTCAAGGGGCAGGCGGAGGGGATGCTGGCGGCCACCCGGGCCGGGCTGGCGTTCCGGGGCGACCTGAAGGCGACGCTGGCGAACTTTTACAGCCGGGCCGTCGATCTCTACATCGGGGACCGGGACAGCGGCCGCGGCTGTTTCCTGGTCGGCACGGCGCTGGCCGACGCGGTGTCCGACGTCGAGGTTCGCGCCGTCCTGAGGGAATCGTTCGAGCAGATGGACACTCTGATGGCGGAGCGATTGCAGAGGGCGGTCGTGGACGGCGACCTGCCGGCGGACGCCGATGTGCCGACCCTGACCTACGTCGCCATGAGCGCGCTGCACGGGTTGGCGATCCGGTCCCGCGCAGGCTTCTCCCGCGAGGCGCTGGGAAGGCTGGCGAACGCCGCCGCCACAGCGGTTTGCGGCTAG
- a CDS encoding response regulator yields the protein MSALSKCRVLLVDDNKHARMFLSQILDAAGVEIAQAASGPEALTLLAAIRVDAVIADMYMQPMDGITLTAAIRASKDPMVSGLPVIMASAQTSKAIVEGGMAAGATGFLAKPFSPMAVLTRLEAALAPPPPPARQATAYI from the coding sequence ATGTCTGCTCTGTCGAAATGCCGTGTATTGCTGGTCGACGACAACAAACACGCGCGCATGTTCCTCAGCCAGATCCTGGACGCGGCTGGCGTCGAGATCGCCCAGGCCGCCAGCGGACCCGAGGCGCTGACGCTGCTCGCCGCGATCCGCGTCGATGCGGTCATCGCCGACATGTACATGCAGCCGATGGACGGCATCACCCTCACCGCCGCCATCCGCGCCTCAAAGGATCCCATGGTCTCCGGCCTGCCGGTGATCATGGCCTCGGCCCAGACCAGCAAGGCCATCGTCGAAGGCGGAATGGCGGCCGGCGCCACCGGCTTCCTGGCCAAGCCCTTCTCGCCCATGGCCGTGCTCACGCGGCTGGAAGCGGCGCTTGCGCCGCCCCCGCCCCCCGCCCGGCAAGCCACCGCCTACATCTGA